One window of Desulfovibrio sp. genomic DNA carries:
- a CDS encoding ABC-F family ATP-binding cassette domain-containing protein, producing the protein MKITIQELSKAFGGRDILSNFSLEVDSGVRLCVCGPNGTGKSTLLRLLAGVESADGGRVILPKGCRLGFVEQELSESALETPLLTYVLDVLHDWSDFWSEWEEAAAAKDEGRLTSLMHRQGELEALYGYNPEHRAKAVLSGLGFAESKWGRTLRELSGGWRERAKLARVLTAGADVLLLDEPTNHLDVEAVEWLEAFLMDFKGALVFVAHDRIFMDKVGTHVLYLGLSKPVFRKATYTQFLALQEEYNAQREREARALKEDLDRKMAFVERFRAKATKARQAGSRQKMAKKLEKELEDYRPEPKRKELNFSWPEAPHCEKVVLSAADLDFRFEDGKTMWPPLTFALYRGQRVALVGHNGCGKSTLLKLLAGTLERRGGNMVTAPQMRMGYYTQHQMDTLRGDTTVLAELRRLSDPRTTEEELMSVLGLFMLGQEYFDRQVSALSGGEKSRLVLGTLFLKRCNFLLLDEPTNHLDLESREALVSALQKFNGTLLMVAHDRWLLSQVGAEAWELNEKGLTVFPDFASYDENRRARQSATGGDELAPSIFGGQAGTRGKQEEAPLAQPLSRDEQKRIKREQADKRNALHKELKPLLGRYEALETEFAAVLEEQGTVEAQLADPDVYADHARSSDLLKTFEACKQRSEAILEEMTVLEDNMAATRAKWNVDQD; encoded by the coding sequence GTGAAGATAACGATACAGGAACTTTCCAAGGCGTTTGGCGGCAGGGATATTCTCAGCAATTTTTCGCTGGAAGTGGATTCCGGCGTGCGCCTGTGCGTTTGTGGTCCCAACGGAACAGGCAAATCCACCCTGTTGCGTCTGCTTGCCGGTGTTGAAAGCGCCGATGGCGGCAGGGTGATCTTGCCCAAGGGGTGCCGCCTTGGCTTTGTGGAGCAGGAGCTTTCAGAATCGGCTCTGGAAACCCCGCTGCTGACCTATGTGCTCGACGTGCTGCACGACTGGAGCGATTTTTGGTCAGAGTGGGAAGAAGCCGCCGCAGCGAAGGACGAAGGGCGCCTGACCTCCCTCATGCACCGTCAGGGTGAGCTTGAGGCGCTTTATGGCTACAACCCGGAGCACCGGGCCAAGGCCGTGCTCTCTGGTCTCGGCTTTGCCGAAAGCAAGTGGGGCCGCACCCTGCGCGAACTTTCCGGCGGCTGGCGCGAACGTGCCAAGCTGGCCCGCGTACTCACCGCCGGTGCCGACGTGCTGCTGCTCGACGAACCCACCAACCACCTTGATGTGGAAGCCGTGGAATGGCTCGAAGCTTTTCTCATGGACTTCAAGGGTGCGCTGGTCTTTGTGGCCCACGACCGTATCTTTATGGACAAGGTGGGTACGCACGTTCTGTACCTCGGCCTGTCCAAACCCGTATTCCGCAAGGCAACCTACACGCAGTTTCTGGCGCTGCAGGAAGAATACAATGCCCAGCGCGAGCGCGAGGCCCGTGCCCTCAAGGAAGACCTTGACCGCAAGATGGCTTTTGTGGAGCGTTTTCGCGCCAAGGCCACCAAGGCCAGACAGGCCGGTTCGCGCCAGAAGATGGCCAAGAAGCTGGAAAAAGAGCTGGAAGACTACAGGCCAGAACCCAAGCGCAAGGAGCTGAATTTCAGCTGGCCCGAGGCCCCGCACTGCGAAAAGGTGGTGCTGTCCGCCGCTGATCTGGATTTTCGTTTTGAAGACGGCAAGACCATGTGGCCGCCGCTCACCTTTGCCCTGTACAGGGGCCAGCGGGTTGCCCTGGTGGGGCACAATGGCTGCGGCAAGTCCACGCTGCTCAAGCTGCTGGCTGGTACGCTCGAGCGGCGGGGCGGCAACATGGTCACGGCTCCGCAGATGCGCATGGGCTACTACACACAGCACCAGATGGACACCCTGCGCGGCGATACCACCGTGCTCGCCGAGCTGCGCCGTCTTTCTGACCCGCGCACCACGGAAGAAGAGCTCATGAGCGTGCTCGGCCTCTTTATGCTGGGGCAGGAGTATTTTGACAGGCAGGTGAGCGCTCTTTCGGGCGGTGAAAAAAGCCGCCTTGTGCTTGGTACGCTGTTTTTGAAGCGCTGCAACTTTTTGCTGCTTGACGAACCCACCAACCACCTTGACCTTGAAAGCCGCGAAGCCCTGGTAAGCGCACTGCAAAAGTTCAACGGAACCCTACTCATGGTTGCCCATGACCGCTGGCTGCTCTCGCAGGTGGGGGCAGAGGCTTGGGAACTCAACGAAAAAGGCCTGACGGTCTTTCCTGATTTTGCATCTTACGATGAAAACCGACGCGCCCGGCAGAGCGCTACTGGCGGCGACGAGCTTGCGCCTTCCATCTTTGGCGGGCAGGCTGGTACACGGGGCAAGCAGGAAGAAGCGCCGCTGGCGCAGCCTCTCTCTCGTGATGAGCAGAAGCGCATCAAGCGTGAGCAGGCCGACAAGCGCAACGCCCTGCACAAGGAACTGAAGCCCCTGCTGGGCAGGTACGAGGCGCTTGAAACCGAGTTTGCCGCGGTGCTCGAAGAGCAGGGCACCGTGGAAGCCCAGCTGGCCGACCCCGATGTTTATGCCGACCATGCGCGTTCAAGCGATCT
- a CDS encoding NAD(P)-dependent oxidoreductase, whose product MTVTAGNSMAPHLAGKKVLLTGGTGFVGRHLLPQLLATGAEVTCLTRAVSRTGHLPQGVATAQADLTTGAGLEQALQGKDVVIHMAALLFGLGWQDYLRANALAARSLGSALSRLSAEGGLGDDFRFVLVSSLAATGPSGVAPGVNDATPAAPVSAYGWSKMLTEQVLGRALGQSLVTLRPPIIYGSGDKGLLPVFKGVQKAAIAVSPGAGREFYVSALHATDMAQAVLCACRPEARGVYHLSDGEAYTMSGFCQGMGAAMDKVLGRAARKVRIIRMPLPVMACTAGISTAFAVVGDAVVNRLLGHGLRRAPAWNLDKYREARQAGWLCDNSRICAELGFAPRVNLEAGMTEAIEGYRREGWL is encoded by the coding sequence ATGACCGTGACGGCAGGCAACAGTATGGCCCCGCATCTGGCGGGAAAAAAAGTGCTGCTTACGGGCGGCACTGGTTTTGTGGGCCGTCATCTGCTGCCGCAGCTGCTGGCGACGGGTGCCGAGGTTACCTGCCTCACGCGCGCGGTTTCGCGCACCGGACATCTGCCGCAGGGCGTTGCCACGGCACAGGCCGACCTTACCACGGGCGCTGGGCTGGAGCAGGCCCTGCAGGGCAAGGATGTGGTCATCCACATGGCGGCCCTGCTGTTTGGCCTTGGCTGGCAGGACTACCTGCGCGCCAACGCCCTTGCCGCCCGCAGTCTTGGCAGTGCGCTTTCCCGTCTGTCTGCCGAGGGCGGGCTGGGGGATGATTTCCGTTTTGTGCTGGTTTCAAGCCTTGCGGCTACAGGGCCCAGCGGGGTTGCACCGGGGGTGAACGACGCCACCCCAGCCGCGCCGGTTTCTGCCTACGGCTGGTCAAAGATGCTTACAGAACAGGTGCTTGGCCGCGCCCTTGGGCAGAGTCTTGTAACTCTGCGCCCGCCCATTATCTACGGCTCGGGCGACAAGGGCCTGCTGCCCGTTTTCAAGGGTGTGCAGAAGGCCGCCATCGCAGTGAGCCCCGGTGCCGGGCGCGAGTTTTACGTCAGCGCCCTGCACGCCACCGACATGGCGCAGGCCGTCTTGTGCGCCTGCAGGCCCGAAGCCCGTGGGGTTTACCATCTGAGCGACGGTGAGGCCTACACCATGTCGGGCTTTTGCCAGGGTATGGGTGCGGCCATGGATAAAGTGCTGGGAAGAGCAGCACGCAAGGTGCGTATCATACGTATGCCCTTGCCGGTGATGGCTTGTACTGCCGGGATTTCCACGGCCTTTGCCGTGGTGGGCGATGCTGTGGTCAACCGCCTTTTGGGGCATGGCCTGCGGCGCGCCCCGGCATGGAATCTTGATAAATACCGCGAGGCCCGTCAGGCGGGGTGGCTGTGCGACAACAGCCGCATCTGCGCCGAGCTGGGCTTTGCACCACGCGTGAACCTTGAGGCGGGCATGACCGAAGCCATCGAGGGCTACCGCCGAGAGGGCTGGTTGTGA
- a CDS encoding dihydroorotate dehydrogenase, whose translation MDLSVTLKGQTHDLTLKNPVLTASGTFGYGLEFATYGDLSALGGMVVKGLSLLPRQGNATPRIVETTAGMLNAVGLQNDGVENFCNTKLPRLPWQETAVIANIYAGSIDEFAELAARLNEEEGVAALEVNVSCPNVKEGGVLFGQDPVLAAQVTAAVRRAAPGKHVMIKLSPNVTDIALMARSVEDAGADSVSCINTLLGMSVDLHSRKPSLANVVGGLSGPAIKPVALRCVWQVARAVKIPVVGIGGIVTAEDALEFLLVGASAVQVGTGNFMRPDCAFALAEELSAACERLGIEDLDAFRGSLNLD comes from the coding sequence ATGGATCTTTCCGTCACGCTCAAGGGGCAGACCCACGATCTGACCCTCAAGAACCCTGTGCTCACGGCTTCAGGTACTTTCGGCTACGGGCTTGAATTTGCCACTTACGGCGATCTTTCCGCGCTTGGCGGCATGGTGGTCAAGGGGCTCTCGCTGTTGCCGCGTCAGGGCAACGCAACCCCGCGCATTGTGGAAACCACGGCGGGCATGCTCAATGCCGTGGGCCTGCAAAACGACGGTGTGGAAAATTTTTGCAACACCAAGCTGCCTCGCCTGCCTTGGCAGGAAACCGCCGTTATAGCCAATATTTACGCAGGTTCTATTGATGAATTTGCCGAGCTGGCCGCCCGCCTGAACGAAGAAGAAGGCGTGGCCGCGCTTGAGGTCAATGTTTCGTGCCCCAACGTGAAGGAAGGGGGTGTGCTGTTCGGGCAGGACCCTGTTCTGGCGGCGCAGGTTACTGCGGCCGTGCGCCGTGCGGCGCCGGGCAAGCACGTGATGATTAAGCTTTCGCCCAACGTGACCGACATCGCTCTCATGGCCCGCAGCGTGGAAGACGCGGGCGCGGACAGCGTTTCGTGCATCAACACGCTGCTCGGCATGTCTGTTGATCTGCACAGCCGCAAGCCTTCGCTGGCCAACGTGGTGGGCGGGCTTTCCGGTCCGGCCATCAAACCCGTGGCCCTGCGCTGCGTGTGGCAGGTGGCCAGGGCCGTGAAGATTCCCGTTGTCGGCATTGGCGGCATTGTGACGGCCGAAGACGCACTGGAATTTCTGCTGGTGGGCGCAAGCGCGGTGCAGGTGGGTACGGGCAACTTTATGCGACCCGACTGTGCCTTTGCCCTGGCAGAGGAACTTTCCGCTGCCTGCGAAAGGCTGGGCATCGAAGACCTTGACGCCTTCCGCGGCAGCCTGAATCTGGATTAG